Proteins from a single region of Salipiger sp. H15:
- a CDS encoding response regulator: MARILLADDDAGYLAAFCDGMAACGHEATGVTTGDQALTCLDSMAFDIVFLDVLMPGGGAISLTHAIRERHPALPIVVITGRPELASSPLLQKGLRYACAKIGKTATLEELDALVRHHARPGRREVSARS; encoded by the coding sequence ATGGCACGCATCCTTCTTGCCGATGACGACGCAGGTTACCTGGCGGCCTTCTGCGATGGCATGGCCGCCTGCGGCCACGAGGCGACCGGGGTCACCACCGGCGACCAGGCGCTGACCTGCCTCGACAGCATGGCCTTCGACATCGTCTTCCTCGACGTGCTCATGCCCGGCGGCGGCGCGATCAGCCTGACCCACGCGATCCGCGAGCGCCACCCCGCCCTGCCGATCGTGGTGATCACCGGCAGGCCCGAACTCGCCAGCTCGCCGCTGCTGCAGAAGGGCCTGCGCTATGCCTGCGCCAAGATCGGCAAGACCGCGACGCTGGAAGAGCTCGACGCGCTGGTCCGTCACCACGCGCGGCCCGGCCGGCGCGAGGTGAGCGCCCGCAGCTGA
- a CDS encoding CheR family methyltransferase — translation MAGAGKNGDADIPLVAIGASAGGLEPLEAFFSAAPPDAGWCFVVLQHLSPDFRSMMNVHLARHSSMQIRVIEDGMEIAPDTIFLNVPDCLIRLEGNRFRVEPYGLGDKLPHLPIDAFFLSLVPRARNRTVGIVLSGSGRDGTRGAKALHDAGGAIVAQSPAQADFSSMPKSVIEAEAADLILDSAQIPHALRAIFRVGGRMVAGLPGVASAPKSILALLEEAHELDFTDYKTDNVQRRIDRRRHLRGLGTLEEYRDLLAGNPAALEELFYDLLIGVTEFYRDADAIRALRRNVLDPLVRQGDQSVPLRVWVAACASGEEAYTIAIELSEAIAAAGSKRKFRVIATDVHRRSVDHASAGIFTAEDLARVPAELRAKYFLPARDHFIVEPGLRQKIIFSVHNVLRDPPFMNLDLVSCRNLLIYLNDAPQYRLISMFLFGLRKDGYLLLGPSESLGRFASEFRVVDGRWRLFQKISGKRMLDRSVLSVKVGSQSHPELQPRDAVRKPPESVKRETSMLRSRDLLMRSYDALLKRYVPSSILLAENGTVVSWFGAASAFIDTMNNMADWTVEEIVHPGLHFVINVAIEKLREGNLQTYSRHVEIELGDGTRHFEVTVEPVGNVRDVRLVLLVLAPAGAEGRERDAATPAEGGAATPAGEDIQLLTRRIQEQERDLRLTEETLQHVTERLEASGEELQASNEELQASNEELQASNEELQSSNEELHAVNEELLSVSSEHERQIEMLSELNRSTELVLGVLDVGVITLDRECRILRFSQIIARKFELEAHDTSRSLAVVGPRLGFADLLEMAREVLASGISKTAEGAHEGRKLTVIAQPYGEEGNEGGAVLIFRWGD, via the coding sequence ATGGCGGGAGCCGGGAAGAACGGGGATGCCGACATCCCACTCGTGGCCATCGGGGCCTCGGCCGGAGGGCTGGAGCCGCTCGAGGCCTTCTTCTCCGCGGCGCCGCCCGACGCCGGCTGGTGCTTCGTGGTGCTCCAGCACCTGTCGCCCGACTTCCGCTCGATGATGAACGTGCACCTCGCCCGGCATTCCTCGATGCAGATCCGGGTGATCGAGGACGGCATGGAAATCGCGCCCGACACGATCTTCCTCAACGTCCCGGACTGCCTGATCCGGCTCGAGGGCAACCGGTTCCGGGTCGAGCCCTACGGCCTTGGCGACAAGCTGCCGCATCTTCCCATCGACGCCTTCTTCCTGTCGCTGGTGCCGCGCGCGCGGAACCGCACCGTCGGCATCGTGCTTTCGGGCTCGGGCCGCGACGGCACCCGCGGCGCCAAGGCTCTGCACGACGCGGGCGGCGCGATCGTCGCCCAGTCCCCGGCGCAGGCGGATTTCTCGTCGATGCCGAAATCCGTGATCGAGGCCGAGGCGGCGGACCTCATCCTCGATTCCGCGCAGATCCCGCATGCGCTGCGGGCGATCTTCCGGGTCGGCGGGCGGATGGTCGCCGGTCTGCCCGGCGTTGCCAGCGCGCCGAAGAGCATCCTCGCCCTGCTCGAAGAGGCGCACGAGCTCGATTTCACCGATTACAAGACCGACAACGTGCAGCGCCGGATCGACCGGCGGCGGCACCTGCGCGGCCTCGGCACGCTCGAGGAGTACCGCGACCTGCTGGCGGGCAACCCCGCCGCGCTCGAGGAGCTGTTCTACGACCTGCTGATCGGCGTGACCGAGTTCTACCGCGATGCCGACGCGATCCGCGCGCTGCGCAGGAACGTCCTCGATCCGCTGGTGCGGCAGGGCGATCAGAGCGTTCCGCTGCGGGTCTGGGTCGCCGCCTGCGCCAGCGGCGAGGAGGCCTATACCATCGCGATCGAGCTGAGCGAGGCCATCGCCGCCGCCGGCTCGAAGCGCAAGTTCCGCGTCATCGCCACGGACGTGCACCGCCGCTCGGTCGATCACGCCTCGGCCGGGATCTTCACCGCCGAGGACCTCGCGCGCGTGCCCGCCGAGCTGCGGGCGAAGTACTTCCTGCCGGCGCGGGACCATTTCATCGTCGAGCCGGGGCTGCGCCAGAAGATCATCTTCTCGGTGCACAACGTGCTGCGCGACCCGCCCTTCATGAACCTCGACCTCGTGTCCTGCCGCAACCTGCTGATCTACCTGAACGACGCGCCGCAGTACCGGCTGATCTCGATGTTCCTCTTCGGGCTGCGCAAGGACGGCTACCTGCTGCTCGGCCCCTCCGAGAGCCTCGGCCGCTTCGCCTCGGAGTTCCGCGTGGTCGACGGGCGCTGGCGGCTGTTCCAGAAGATCTCGGGCAAGCGGATGCTCGACCGCTCGGTGCTCTCGGTGAAGGTCGGCAGCCAGTCCCACCCCGAGCTGCAGCCGCGCGACGCGGTCCGCAAGCCGCCGGAGTCGGTCAAGCGCGAGACCTCGATGCTGCGCAGCCGCGACTTGCTCATGCGCAGCTACGATGCGCTGCTCAAGCGCTACGTGCCCTCGTCGATCCTGCTGGCCGAGAACGGCACGGTGGTCAGCTGGTTCGGCGCCGCCAGCGCCTTCATCGACACGATGAACAACATGGCCGACTGGACCGTCGAGGAGATCGTCCATCCCGGCCTGCATTTCGTGATCAATGTCGCCATCGAGAAGCTGCGAGAGGGCAACCTGCAGACCTATTCCCGCCATGTCGAGATCGAGCTCGGCGACGGCACGCGGCATTTCGAAGTGACGGTGGAGCCCGTGGGCAACGTCCGCGACGTCCGCCTCGTGCTGCTGGTGCTGGCGCCCGCCGGGGCCGAGGGGCGGGAGCGCGACGCGGCGACCCCCGCCGAGGGCGGCGCGGCGACCCCCGCGGGGGAGGACATCCAGCTGCTGACGCGGCGGATCCAGGAGCAGGAGCGTGACCTGCGCCTGACCGAGGAGACGCTGCAGCACGTGACCGAGCGGCTCGAGGCGAGCGGCGAGGAGCTGCAGGCCTCCAACGAGGAGCTGCAGGCCTCGAACGAGGAGTTGCAGGCTTCCAACGAGGAGCTGCAGAGCTCCAACGAGGAGCTGCACGCGGTGAACGAGGAGCTGCTCTCGGTCAGCTCCGAGCACGAGCGCCAGATCGAGATGCTCTCGGAGCTCAACCGCAGCACCGAGCTGGTGCTGGGGGTGCTCGACGTGGGGGTGATCACCCTCGACCGCGAGTGCAGGATCCTGCGGTTCAGCCAGATCATCGCCCGCAAGTTCGAGCTCGAGGCGCATGACACGTCGCGCTCGCTGGCGGTGGTGGGGCCGCGCCTCGGCTTCGCCGACCTGCTCGAGATGGCCCGCGAGGTGCTGGCCAGCGGCATCAGCAAGACGGCGGAAGGCGCGCACGAGGGCCGCAAGCTCACCGTGATCGCGCAGCCCTACGGCGAGGAAGGCAACGAGGGCGGGGCCGTGCTGATCTTCCGCTGGGGCGACTGA